Proteins from one Amycolatopsis benzoatilytica AK 16/65 genomic window:
- a CDS encoding SRPBCC family protein — MKRTIHVEAPVQTVFDRLKDPRYVPDGTTMHFEVTDVKETDQGVGTSYNWVSKTPVVQWEGFDVYTEFVPNQRITDRSSSSMAGDITMSFEAEGSGTKLTMESHSRSLWRFPPLRQLADLAKGMTADKFLAAVKAEVEPSAPAETSKKR, encoded by the coding sequence GTGAAGCGCACTATTCATGTCGAGGCTCCGGTGCAGACAGTGTTCGACCGCCTGAAGGACCCGAGGTACGTCCCGGACGGGACGACGATGCACTTCGAGGTCACCGACGTCAAAGAGACCGATCAGGGCGTAGGCACCTCCTACAACTGGGTTTCCAAGACGCCGGTCGTGCAATGGGAGGGCTTCGACGTGTACACCGAGTTCGTCCCCAACCAGCGGATCACCGACCGGTCGTCGTCGTCCATGGCCGGCGACATCACGATGTCCTTCGAGGCAGAAGGCTCCGGGACGAAGCTGACGATGGAGTCCCATTCGCGTTCGCTGTGGCGGTTCCCGCCTTTGCGGCAGCTGGCCGACCTGGCCAAGGGAATGACCGCCGACAAGTTCCTGGCCGCGGTAAAGGCCGAGGTCGAGCCCTCGGCGCCAGCAGAAACCAGCAAAAAACGCTGA
- a CDS encoding DUF4383 domain-containing protein translates to MPTTATRAWARPVVAVLGLIYLVLGGAGFFVPQTAYSAGHDTSRAVWLFSSSTVLKIVHLALGLLGLLAALIVALAGSRAEPAG, encoded by the coding sequence ATGCCGACGACAGCCACCCGCGCGTGGGCCCGGCCGGTCGTCGCGGTGCTGGGGCTGATCTACCTGGTGCTCGGCGGCGCCGGGTTCTTCGTGCCGCAAACGGCTTACTCGGCGGGCCACGACACGTCACGGGCGGTGTGGCTGTTCAGTTCCAGCACCGTGCTCAAGATCGTGCACCTCGCGCTGGGCCTGCTGGGACTGCTGGCCGCACTGATCGTCGCGCTGGCCGGCAGCCGGGCCGAACCCGCCGGGTGA
- a CDS encoding nitroreductase/quinone reductase family protein, translated as MSFDTHAGHRGSRLSSGPVMRWLDNRMTSRVVRKAFSTFFSFDALVLTTVGAKSGIERKTVVCWFPGKDDSYLIVAAAGGTAGNPAWYYNVAAHPDRVEIEIDGTTIPVTAEQLHGAERADAWRQITAAAHRFARFQQHTDRELPVLRLTRRSGPRPEPSDTAG; from the coding sequence ATGAGCTTCGACACCCACGCGGGACATCGCGGAAGCCGCCTGTCCTCCGGACCGGTCATGCGGTGGCTGGACAACCGGATGACCAGCCGGGTGGTCCGCAAGGCGTTCAGCACGTTCTTTTCCTTCGACGCGCTCGTCCTGACCACCGTAGGCGCCAAGAGCGGGATCGAGCGGAAGACGGTGGTCTGCTGGTTTCCCGGCAAGGACGACAGCTACCTGATTGTCGCGGCAGCGGGCGGCACGGCCGGGAATCCGGCGTGGTACTACAACGTTGCCGCGCACCCGGACCGGGTCGAGATCGAGATCGACGGCACCACGATCCCGGTCACCGCCGAGCAACTCCACGGAGCCGAACGTGCGGACGCGTGGCGGCAGATCACCGCCGCCGCGCACCGGTTCGCCCGCTTCCAGCAGCACACCGACCGCGAACTTCCCGTCCTCCGCCTGACCCGCCGAAGCGGGCCGCGTCCGGAGCCGAGCGACACCGCCGGCTAG
- a CDS encoding MSMEG_0565 family glycosyltransferase, translating into MRIALLSYSTKPRGGVVHTLALAEALAAEGADVTVWSLGRGGDSGFFRPVDPAVAVRIVPFPDVAGEDVGARILRSIDTLRTAFDPGGYDIVHAQDCISANAAERVVRTVHHLDSFTTRELADCHERAIRRPYAHVCVSTAVARELRAGWGIEATVIPNGVDYERFSAAEPDPAWPRRFVLSVGGIEPRKGSLDLLEAYARLRQTDPDVQLVIAGGETLFDYRDYRAAWDKRAAELGVTPVVLGPVSHDALPSLVAAADVFAFPSTKEGFGLAAMEALAAGVPVVTRDLPVLREVFGGAARFASDPAGLAEQMRAALAEPGALCQSGRTLAASYDWNTAARAHLSLYSTLLSRP; encoded by the coding sequence GTGAGGATCGCCCTGCTCAGCTACTCGACGAAACCGCGCGGCGGGGTCGTGCACACTCTGGCCCTCGCCGAGGCGCTCGCCGCGGAGGGCGCCGACGTCACTGTGTGGTCGCTGGGCCGAGGAGGCGACAGCGGCTTCTTCCGCCCGGTCGACCCCGCGGTGGCCGTGCGGATCGTGCCGTTCCCCGATGTCGCGGGCGAAGACGTAGGGGCCCGGATCCTGCGCTCCATCGACACGTTGCGCACCGCGTTCGACCCCGGCGGCTACGACATCGTCCACGCCCAGGACTGCATCAGCGCCAACGCGGCCGAACGGGTCGTGCGGACCGTCCACCATCTCGACAGCTTCACGACCCGCGAACTGGCCGACTGCCACGAGCGCGCGATCCGCCGCCCGTACGCGCACGTCTGTGTATCTACCGCGGTGGCGCGCGAACTGCGCGCGGGCTGGGGCATCGAGGCGACGGTGATCCCGAACGGCGTCGACTACGAACGGTTCTCCGCCGCGGAACCCGATCCCGCATGGCCGCGGCGGTTCGTGCTGTCGGTCGGCGGAATCGAACCGCGCAAGGGTTCGCTCGACCTGCTCGAGGCCTACGCCCGGCTGCGGCAGACCGATCCGGACGTCCAGCTGGTGATCGCGGGCGGCGAGACCCTGTTCGACTACCGCGATTACCGGGCGGCGTGGGACAAGCGGGCCGCCGAACTGGGCGTGACGCCCGTCGTGCTGGGCCCGGTGAGCCACGACGCACTGCCGTCTCTCGTCGCGGCGGCGGACGTGTTCGCCTTTCCGTCGACCAAGGAGGGCTTCGGGCTGGCAGCGATGGAGGCACTGGCCGCCGGGGTCCCGGTCGTCACCCGCGACCTGCCGGTGCTGCGCGAAGTCTTCGGCGGTGCCGCCCGTTTCGCGAGCGATCCGGCGGGCCTGGCCGAACAGATGCGCGCCGCGCTCGCCGAGCCCGGTGCCCTGTGCCAGAGCGGGCGCACCTTGGCTGCCTCCTACGACTGGAATACCGCGGCCCGCGCCCACCTATCGCTCTATTCGACCCTTCTGAGCCGTCCCTAG
- a CDS encoding zinc-dependent alcohol dehydrogenase has translation MKAVTWQGKRDVRVDTVPDPRIQEPTDAIVRITSTGICGSDLHLYEVLGPFLDQGDILGHEPMGIVEEVGPEVTSIGPGDRVVVPFTVACGHCFMCARGLQSQCETTQVKEQGKGAALFGYTRLYGQLPGGQAEYLRVPQAHYGPVKVPHGPPDERFVYLSDVVPTAWQAIEYADIPDGGTVAVFGLGPIGQMAARIALRRGAGKVIGVDLVPERLARARAHGATIVDTRDHRRIGDAVRDLTDGRGADSVVDAVGMEAHGAPVGKLAHTLVGMLPDAVGAKITEKAGIDRLSVLYAAIDSVRRGGTISLSGVYGGMVDPLPLLTMFDKQIQLRMGQANVRHWVDDVLPLLTADDDPLGVEGFATHQLPLAEAPHAYEIFQKKLDGAQKILLKP, from the coding sequence ATGAAAGCAGTGACCTGGCAGGGCAAGCGCGACGTCCGCGTCGACACGGTGCCGGATCCCCGGATCCAGGAGCCCACGGACGCGATCGTCCGGATCACCTCCACTGGGATCTGCGGTTCCGACCTGCACCTGTACGAGGTTCTCGGCCCGTTCCTCGACCAGGGCGACATCCTCGGCCACGAGCCGATGGGGATCGTCGAGGAAGTCGGCCCGGAGGTGACGTCGATCGGGCCGGGGGACCGTGTCGTGGTCCCGTTCACAGTCGCCTGTGGACATTGCTTCATGTGCGCCCGTGGGCTGCAGTCGCAATGCGAGACGACCCAAGTAAAAGAACAGGGCAAGGGTGCCGCCCTGTTCGGCTACACCCGGCTGTACGGCCAGCTTCCCGGTGGTCAGGCCGAGTACCTCCGCGTGCCGCAAGCGCACTACGGCCCGGTGAAGGTGCCGCACGGACCGCCGGACGAGCGTTTCGTCTACCTATCCGACGTCGTGCCCACTGCGTGGCAGGCGATCGAGTACGCGGACATCCCCGACGGCGGCACCGTCGCGGTCTTCGGACTCGGCCCGATCGGCCAGATGGCGGCCCGGATCGCGCTGCGGCGGGGGGCGGGCAAGGTCATCGGCGTCGACCTGGTGCCGGAGCGGCTCGCCCGGGCCCGCGCGCACGGAGCGACCATTGTGGACACTCGAGACCATCGGCGGATCGGCGACGCGGTCCGTGACCTGACCGACGGCCGTGGCGCGGACTCGGTCGTCGACGCGGTTGGCATGGAGGCGCACGGCGCACCGGTCGGCAAGCTGGCCCACACACTCGTCGGAATGCTGCCGGACGCGGTTGGCGCGAAGATCACCGAAAAGGCCGGGATCGACCGGCTGAGCGTGCTGTACGCGGCGATCGACTCGGTCCGGCGCGGCGGCACGATTTCGCTCTCCGGCGTGTACGGCGGGATGGTCGATCCGTTGCCGCTGCTGACGATGTTCGACAAGCAGATCCAGTTGCGGATGGGCCAGGCGAACGTCCGGCACTGGGTCGACGACGTGCTGCCGCTGCTGACCGCGGACGACGATCCGCTCGGCGTCGAGGGCTTCGCGACGCACCAGCTGCCGTTGGCCGAGGCGCCGCACGCATACGAGATCTTCCAGAAGAAGCTCGACGGGGCACAGAAAATCCTCCTGAAACCCTGA